The Candidatus Bathyarchaeia archaeon genome segment ATCTCTTTTTCGCGTTAAGCCTTCCCCTTACCTTTGGGATGGGTGAATGCCTCTCTCTAGCGTCTATCTTTGGCGTTTGAGACCTTACTTTACCGGCCTTCGTAATTGATCCATGCGTTGGCATTATGCTCACCTACTTAAGGGTGAAATATATTGGGTTAATAAGGGTTTTGAATTATCTAAGCTAGTTTAACGTATATGGATCGGTTAGATGCTTCGCCTAGAATGAGTTGGGAACGATTGTTAATCGTTTTAGTGATGAGGTAATTTGGTTGGTTAATATTCAACTTTTATTCTTCTCCCTGAGGGACTGCGTTTAAACCTTCCTAACGTGTCGGCCATCCGCTTTAAATCCTCTAGGTTGAAGACTGGCCCGTCTTTGCACACCCTGTATCCCGCTAGCTCGCAGCTACCGCAGATTCCGACTCCACATTTCATCACTCTTTCTAAGCTGGCTTGGACTTTAATCCCCCGACTAGAGGCGAGCGCGATGGCCGAGGCGATCATAAGCTCTGGTCCACAGCACATCATCAACCCATATTCCTCCAACGGGATTTTTCTTAACACATTTTGAACGGTTCCCCGATCCCCTAAACTGCCGTCCTCGGTTACAGGGTAGACGACGCAACCAGCCTCCCTTAACTCCTCCACGAACAGAAGCTCCCCTTCCTCCTTAGCTCCCATCACCAGATGACATTCATAGCCTATACGCTTAGAGTCCAACGCTACCTTCAAGAGAGGAGCAATCCCGGTTCCACCGGCCACCAACAAGACCCTACGTTGACCGTTCAGCTTGAAAAAGGTTCCGTAGGGACCTCTAACCCCGATGAGGTCCCCTTCCTTTAAACGGTGTAAAGCGGCGGTGGCTTCACCCACCCTTTTCACCATGATCATCGGATCCGAGCTCTCAGGGTCCACCGACACGCTCATCGGAATTTCATCAAACCCAGGAACCCAGATCATGGAGAACTGGCCAGGCCGAGCAGCCGCGCATAGCTTATCTTTAAAAATAAGGGATTTAACGGTAGGCGACTCCTCCCTAACCTTCCTTATTTCCACCACCCTATGCCGATGCGCCTTACAGCTCTTCATCAACATAGCCTCAAGGCTTAAAGTTAGCAGGTTATATTTATCGTCTCACGTCGAGAGCGTCGGAAGATTAACCAACTCATCCCGAGGCCTTCAAGTAGGAGGTTAACCGAGGCTAAAGTCCATGCTTCCAGCCCTCTGTATGGCCTCCCCCAATACTGAATGTAGATGCTAAAGTAGCGACTAAGCCGTTTCTTGAATGACCGGCACCTGCGAAAACCATTATTGTTATGATAAGAGATACTAAAAGCGAGGACTGTAGAATATAGCCCATCTATTGTAATTTCTTTCGATTCTGATATATTTTCCCTACATCGAAGCGAGATTTCATAGGGATTTCGTAGAGGGGCAGGGTATAATGTTTTAGAAGTGTTTGTAGAGGAGTTTATTGGTTCGAGTGAAAGTGACAAAATTGCCTGAGTTTTATTCTCAACCTCACTTTCTTGCTCGTAGGACATGGAAAGGGCAGATATAAACGCGTAAAAACGCTATTTATTGTTAATCAGTTCTCTGAGTCCCCAAACCTGAACCGAAAAGCCCTACTGCTCCAGAAGATCTCTTAACAATGTCTTCACCAAAACTTTTAGATGTTAAACCCTACCGTGTTGAGGACACGTTAGCGGCTTAGCTTATGAGGATGAGGACCTCTGCGCAGGTGTAGGATGCCTTAATGATGTGGGAAAATATACTTACTACATTCTAGTTTGATTGATGCGGGACGTAAAACTGCTCAGCGAAATGGAGCCCCAGCCGCTCAAACTACATGTATTATAATGTCGAAGCTTACACACAGCACAAATGGTCGTGACCAATTCTCTATTTTACTCATCTTACTTGAAACTTGAGAGGTAAGTGATTGGCTGATGGTGGTTGAGAGACCTTAGCGTTGGAACAGTTGACCTATTGATCACCAACGCGTATAATGTTATGACTGACCATGGTGGCATGCCAAGTAGGAGCGGAGGATAAGGGTTGTGACCCGCGTAACTTGCTTAACATGAACGGGGGAAGCGTGGATCAATATTCATTAAGCGTCAAGAGATTTAAGGTGACATCTCAGCAAGGAAATTAGACGAACAGGCATCTGTTTCCTTTTTGAAAGCGGTAGGAAACCCCCAATTATTATCACAATGTGTCACATTGTGTCACAATGTGTTAAAGCCAGGGTGTTTTCGCCTGCGAGTCAAAAGGATAAATCCCACCAAGGGAATTAAAGTTCTCTAAGAAGCCTTTACTTTTAAGGATCTGTTAAACATCCAATTCTCGCTATCCATACCTTTAGGTGTTTCTAATTTTCTCTTTTATAGTGCAAGAACGTTATAGTTGATGGGGTTAAAAGAGCCGGCCTTGGAAGCGTTAGCGAAAGTTTTCTAACGCTAGTGCTCATAGGAGTAGTAGTATTCTCTTAGGCTTTGAATTAAACCGTTCCTCGTTTCCATCAAGGTGACACCGTCTAAACTAACCTTTTCGCCGGTGGCTTTGATCTTAACCTCGATCCTCCACTCTACAGCGGCCTTCTCGCCTTGAACACAGGTGAACAGCTTCTCCACTCGATACTCCTCAATCTTCCCATACTCTGAGGTTAAGAAGCTTTTTATGCTCTCCTTCCCGATGAAAGGCTTGAATCTAGGATCTTTGAAGACAGCGTCCTCGCTGAACAGCTTCATCGCCTCGTCCACATCCTTATGAGCATATCCGGCTGCGTACTTGTCGAATAACTCGATCGGGTCTTTCAAATCGATCACCATACTTACATACATGTCAAGAAATATGGTATAAAGCGTTTTCAGATGGATATAGACATGTTGGTTTTAACTTTGTGAGCTAAGTTTATGGGTTCAACGATTTTTGTAGGCTAAGATACTTGTTTGAGCTGTGTTTTGTAGATTTCAACCATTTCCTCCGTTGTGGTGGAGTCTTCCGGCGACTTGTCGAAACGGTAGTTTCCTGTGAACCTTGGAAACCTTAGGGCGAGGCCTGTGTCTTTTTTCACGAGGCCCCAGGCGCATGTGTGGAGGGGTGACAAAGTGATTTCGTCGGCGGCCACCTCCATGACGAGGGTAGGTGAAAACCATACGTCAGGCTCCATGAGGGAGTTTACCCTTGGATGCCGCTCAGGCCTGACGTATTCTTTAAATCTTTCAGGCAAAGATTCGAGGTCTGCGTCGGTGAAGCCGCTTCCAAGCTTGCACACGGTTTCGAACACATCCTTCTCCTTATCATAGGCGGCCATAAGCAGCGCTCCGTAGGAGCCGGCTCGTCTCCCCCTTCCCTTGAAGGCTCCCACTGGGACTAAGTCGAAGGTATCAGCGATCTCCGCTTTATAGGATCGCTTATACTTGATCCATACCCATCCTCTGGCCCCGGCTTGGTAGACTGAGTCTGAGCCCAGCGACTTCGCCACTAAGCCCTCGCATCCCTCGGAAACCGCTTGATCCATGTATCGATCCAACTCCTCAGGGGTTTTGGCGATGATTTGATGCGAAACGTCGAGTTTATCGGACCTTTCGACCAGCGACTCTAAAGCGGCTCTCCTCTCCGGGTAAACCTTCAACGTGTAGTCTTCTCCTCCCTCGTAGAGAAGGTCGAATAGGAATATTTTCACGGGAACCTCCTTCTCCATCACGTCTATCTCGTACTTTCGGCCTCTTCGCTGGGAAATCGCTTGGAATGGGAGCATTTCCCCCGTGTTGGGGTTGTAGGCCACGCACTCCCCTTCCAGGACGCATTCTTTCCGCTTCACGTGCTCGCTTAATATTTTAACCACGTCGGGGAACTGGCTGGTGATGTTTTCCAACCGTCTAGAGAATAGAAGGACCCTGTCTCCTGAGAGATGGGCTTGAATCCTCAACCCATCGTACTTGTACTCAGCGGCGCACTTCCCCCCAAGTTTCTCCAAGATTTCCTCGGCGCTCGACAATCTTTCAGCGAGCATCGGCCTGATGGGGTTTCCAACCCTGATCTTAAACCGGCTAACCCCATCCAACCCTTCTTCCAGGACTGTTCTGGCCACGAGTCCCAGGTCCGACGAGAGGTTGTACGCCCGCTCAATGAGAGGCCTCGCCTCCTTTCCTCCTCCGAACGCAACAGCCAAGGCGTCGAGAATGGTCATGTCGGCTATTCCCAGCCTCAGCTTCCCGAGGACCGTCCTCACAATGTACTTGGCTTCCTTGGGGCTGGCGTCGTTTAACAGGCTGCATAAATGGCGGATTTTAACCTCCACAGCCCCACTGCCCGTCGCCTTAGCCATCTTCTCCAGGGCGTCGTAGACGATGTCGATGGTGAGGGGTCTCTGAAAAAGGGTTTGCTGAGTCTTCCTCTGCAAGATGCTCTCAGCGGCCTTTCCCAAGTCTCCCAACTCCTTATAAGTTTGCTCCACCTCCTCCTCAGGTTTACCGGAAACCGCGGATATGGCCTTGATGACCAGCTTCTCAGCCACCCCCACCTCAACGCCCATGAAATCAGGGTAAAGCTTCCCCTGAGTCAGGTAGACGAGCTTGTCTATGGAGTCCGCGGACGCGCCCTTTAACAATTGAACAAGGTAATCCGTCATCTCCAGCCTCTTCGTCGTAGCCTCAATCGACTCATAG includes the following:
- a CDS encoding ATP-dependent DNA ligase, which translates into the protein MNYSNLVNVYESIEATTKRLEMTDYLVQLLKGASADSIDKLVYLTQGKLYPDFMGVEVGVAEKLVIKAISAVSGKPEEEVEQTYKELGDLGKAAESILQRKTQQTLFQRPLTIDIVYDALEKMAKATGSGAVEVKIRHLCSLLNDASPKEAKYIVRTVLGKLRLGIADMTILDALAVAFGGGKEARPLIERAYNLSSDLGLVARTVLEEGLDGVSRFKIRVGNPIRPMLAERLSSAEEILEKLGGKCAAEYKYDGLRIQAHLSGDRVLLFSRRLENITSQFPDVVKILSEHVKRKECVLEGECVAYNPNTGEMLPFQAISQRRGRKYEIDVMEKEVPVKIFLFDLLYEGGEDYTLKVYPERRAALESLVERSDKLDVSHQIIAKTPEELDRYMDQAVSEGCEGLVAKSLGSDSVYQAGARGWVWIKYKRSYKAEIADTFDLVPVGAFKGRGRRAGSYGALLMAAYDKEKDVFETVCKLGSGFTDADLESLPERFKEYVRPERHPRVNSLMEPDVWFSPTLVMEVAADEITLSPLHTCAWGLVKKDTGLALRFPRFTGNYRFDKSPEDSTTTEEMVEIYKTQLKQVS
- a CDS encoding 30S ribosomal protein S30e; this translates as MPTHGSITKAGKVRSQTPKIDARERHSPIPKVRGRLNAKKRFLLNRKPGQNWITGR
- a CDS encoding dihydroorotate dehydrogenase electron transfer subunit encodes the protein MKSCKAHRHRVVEIRKVREESPTVKSLIFKDKLCAAARPGQFSMIWVPGFDEIPMSVSVDPESSDPMIMVKRVGEATAALHRLKEGDLIGVRGPYGTFFKLNGQRRVLLVAGGTGIAPLLKVALDSKRIGYECHLVMGAKEEGELLFVEELREAGCVVYPVTEDGSLGDRGTVQNVLRKIPLEEYGLMMCCGPELMIASAIALASSRGIKVQASLERVMKCGVGICGSCELAGYRVCKDGPVFNLEDLKRMADTLGRFKRSPSGRRIKVEY
- a CDS encoding nuclear transport factor 2 family protein, giving the protein MVIDLKDPIELFDKYAAGYAHKDVDEAMKLFSEDAVFKDPRFKPFIGKESIKSFLTSEYGKIEEYRVEKLFTCVQGEKAAVEWRIEVKIKATGEKVSLDGVTLMETRNGLIQSLREYYYSYEH